A section of the Malus sylvestris chromosome 17, drMalSylv7.2, whole genome shotgun sequence genome encodes:
- the LOC126612530 gene encoding uncharacterized protein LOC126612530: protein MASTSQRSLLLLITLLSLFAISATASRPCKTLFVSSYSFSLRRLPSSSSSSGFVTIVTEISQIRPVHLHPARFDDGFVPHPHQDAASEKRTQTAPLFPVIGTDSGSSSYDLSSLRDRTKDILSVVVSLLFGVGCGALTAAILFLAWSVFISRHDGGSSSSDDDFEDFSPKKMGYVKIPEVTADSVSPPPSTVKEAAAAV, encoded by the coding sequence ATGGCGTCAACGAGTCAACgatccctcctcctcctcatcaccCTCCTCTCCCTCTTCGCAATCTCCGCCACCGCATCAAGGCCCTGTAAAACCCTCTTCGTTTCCTCCTACTCCTTCTCCCTCCGCCGCctcccctcctcctcttcctcctccggcTTCGTCACCATCGTCACTGAGATCAGCCAGATCCGCCCCGTCCACCTCCACCCCGCCCGCTTCGACGACGGCTTCGTCCCACACCCTCACCAAGACGCCGCCAGCGAGAAGCGAACTCAGACGGCGCCGCTCTTTCCCGTTATAGGAACGGACTCGGGGTCTTCCTCCTACGACCTCAGCTCCCTCCGCGATCGCACCAAGGACATCCTGAGCGTCGTCGTTTCGCTACTCTTTGGCGTCGGCTGCGGCGCTCTCACCGCCGCCATCCTGTTCCTGGCTTGGTCCGTTTTCATCAGTCGCCACGACGGCGGCTCCAGCTCTTCCGATGACGATTTTGAAGACTTCAGCCCTAAGAAGATGGGTTATGTCAAGATTCCGGAGGTGACCGCTGACTCCGTTTCCCCACCACCGTCTACAGTCAAGGAAGCT
- the LOC126612531 gene encoding uncharacterized protein LOC126612531: MPSSACHARTPLLPTTKRNEGTRDRATIAAMAKRVSSRNSNESALTRGVKSVFRFVRFAEFEILFVLFFVIAFIIFKDLTSKPEYSQILVKKPGGVSIWPY; this comes from the exons ATGCCATCCTCGGCCTGCCACGCGCGAACCCCTTTGCTACCAACTACCAAGCGAAACGAAGGCACACGAGACAGAGCCACCATCGCAGCCATGGCGAAGCGAGTCAGCAGCCGGAACTCGAACGAATCCGCATTGACTCGGGGCGTCAAGTCGGTCTTTCGCTTCGTTCGATTCGCCGAGTTCGAAATCCTGTTTGTTCTTTTCTTCGTAATCGCTTTCATCATTTTCAAAGATCTC ACATCAAAGCCGGAATACAGTCAGATTCTCGTAAAAAAGCCCGGTGGCGTTAGTATTTGGCCTTACTAG
- the LOC126612528 gene encoding protein LEAD-SENSITIVE 1-like, producing MGVLSNKIRRDLLKPGDHIYSWRRAYLYAHHGIYVGEGKVVHFTRGAGQEIGTGTVLDRFLVSSSPSHSPDNPCPNCDQSTLDGVMSSCIDCFLSGGDLYLFEYGVTPAFFVAKARGGTCTLARSDPPEDVLHRASFLLQNGFGSYDIFKNNCEDFAIYCKTGLLVFTSISVGRSGQAASFVAAATAVVSSPLRFMTTSFTGLGAVGCGMYCVSRLVSDIGIRRDVRKVSVERLITPCALDESVAAT from the exons atGGGAGTGCTGTCGAACAAGATCCGGAGGGATCTTCTGAAGCCTGGAGATCACATATATTCATGGCGCCGCGCCTACCTCTATGCCCACCACg GGATATATGTTGGTGAAGGAAAGGTTGTTCACTTCACTCGAGGAGCGGGCCAGGAAATTGGCACGGGAACTGTGCTAGACCGCTTCCTTGTAAGCAGCTCTCCATCGCACTCTCCGGACAATCCCTGCCCAAACTGTGATCAATCGACACTTGATGGTGTCATGTCTTCTTGCATAGATTGTTTTCTATCTGGCGGTGATCTTTACCTCTTTGAATATGGTGTCACTCCAGCTTTCTTTGTTGCCAAAGCTAGAGGGGGTACCTGTACCCTTGCTCGGTCTGACCCTCCCGAAGATGTCCTCCACCGTGCTTCTTTCCTTCTGCAGAATGGCTTTGGTAGTTATGACATTTTCAAAAACAACTGTGAAGACTTCGCCATATATTGCAAAACAGGCTTGCTCGTGTTCACCAGCATTAGCGTGGGCAGGAGTGGACAGGCTGCCTCCTTCGTAGCTGCCGCAACTGCTGTTGTTTCTTCACCGCTTCGATTTATGACTACCAGTTTTACTGGTCTGGGTGCTGTAGGTTGTGGCATGTATTGTGTTAGTAGATTGGTTTCTGACATCGGAATACGCCGAGATGTTAGGAAAGTATCGGTGGAGAGACTGATTACCCCCTGTGCCCTAGACGAGTCAGTGGCTGCAACTTAA
- the LOC126612532 gene encoding uncharacterized protein LOC126612532 isoform X2 — protein MSEPGSSSDEGSSSFSSKSESAMSESSGSLLESGTRETLDDLPNRQTLAIASSSSMALGEGVVFDAIPIVRSEFTADHLKNNLLDNEKQVEALRQSCNIPRSVGIRLVHDEEWPSEPPQGHVMFYTQILLTLGVRLPLHPWLQKMLSLIGYAPGQLNPGFWDTLIGFYIIWMECGLCEPSFHQWRYCYKMRPAKSCTGYAECACRSERERIVYGKKKAYYTWKNRWCFLYNDWEYDKGVTPERRVLTHFQTVVTRGTIQLFGQELSDIEKVLRVPKEDRHLSKLRPLFRRYGFQPLVSESQGRSMEKVSKKTGTSTHKRKAPVLVPSEDILPHKKIHKFRGEPSVRPKSQDVVLKGPAFRKTGVKAVDNAAAVVAGEGSRLLPHPLTMEHTVQESDPGSRHEGKGKERAGSVPWKDLRVATRPKDFGDINNCLAGRRFAFDELGEPLAKDESDCDRMLKLSSYVMAEYHDRLQEVERYKAKLKENKQLVDEARRNKGLLTQALQLKDETMESLKRRNGENLRLKKLFEATKKQLEVATLEVSKVRGELDGALVEISELEKSIPTEREAAVQEHLSSSTFHLAIKPYCAQEARFEKRKWMAVLDRYDDGSILRKYHEDIDEHHRKGETFVLAVDPSSEDESDNEGSADAQTQHGEEDLGDAEDDGRTRSDTARGSASDENE, from the exons atgtcagagcctggaagttctagtgatgagggctcttctagctttagctctaagtctgagtctgcaatgtcggagtcttcagggtctttgttagagtccggtactagagaaacattggatgatcttcccaaccgtcaaactttagctattgctagttcttcctccatggcgttgggtgagggggttgtttttgatgccatacccatagttcgctctgagttcacagcagaccatctaaagaataacttgttagataatgagaagcaggttgaggcgctaaggcagtcatgtaatatccctcgtagtgtagggatacgtttggtacatgatgaagaatggccttctgagcctccccagggtcatgttatgttctacacccagatattactgactttaggggtgagactacctttacatccgtggttgcaaaagatgttatctttgatcggatatgcacctgggcaactcaatcctggtttctgggatactttgattggattttatatcatttggatggagtgtgggttgtgtgagccttccttccatcagtggcgttactgttacaagatgcgcccagcaaaatcatgcactggttatgccgagtgtgcatgtcggagtgagagagagcgtattgtgtatggtaagaaaaaggcatactacacatggaaaaaccgttggtgctttctgtataatgattgggagtatgataagggtgtcacgcctgagcgacgtgtgcttactcacttccagactgtag tgacgcggggcaccatccaactgtttgggcaggagctatctgacatagagaaggtgttgagggtgcccaaagaggatagacacttaagcaagctacgacccttatttcgtcggtacggtttccaacccttagtttccgagagccagggacgatcga tggagaaggtaagcaagaaaacagggactagcacccataaaaggaaagcaccagtgttagttccttcggaagacatcctaccgcataagaaaattcataagttccgAGGGGAACCATCCGTTAGACCTAAGTCCCAAGATGTGGTCCTTAAGGGGCCTGCCTTTAGGAAGACTGGAGTCAAGGCCGTTGATAATGCTGCTGCCGTAGTTGCAGGAGAAGGGAGCCGACTGTTGCCTCATCCTCTTACTATGGAGCACACTGTCCAGGAAAGTGATCCTGGTTCCCGCCATGAggggaaaggcaaggaaagagctggcagtgtcccgtggaaggacttgagggttgccacgcggccaaaggattttggggatatcaacaattgcttggcagggcgtcgattcgccttcgatgagctcggagagcccttagctaaggatgaatcggattgcgaccggatgttgaagctgtcttcatat gtcatggccgagtatcacgacagactgcaagaggttgagcggtacaaggcaaaactgaaggagaataagcagcttgtggacgaggcccggaggaataagggacttttgactcaggccctccaactgaaggacgaaaccatggagagcttgaaaaggcgaaatggtgagaacctaaggcttaagaaattgtttgaggcaactaaaaaacagttggaggtggctaccttggaagtatccaaggttaggggagaattggatggtgccttagttgagatttctgaactggagaagagcattccaactgaaagggaggctgctgtgcaagaacacttaagttcttcgacctttcatcttgctattaaaccctactgtgctcaagaagctcgctttgaaaaaaggaaatggatggccgtccttgatcgttatgatgatgggagcattcttcgaaaataccacgaagatatagatgagcatcatcgaaagggcgagacatttgtccttgctgttgatcctagcagcgaagatgagtctgataatgaaggtagtgctgatgcacagactcagcatggtgaagaggatcttggggatgcagaggatgatggtaggacgcggagtgatactgccaggggttcggcttcagatgagaatgaatag
- the LOC126612532 gene encoding uncharacterized protein LOC126612532 isoform X1 has product MSEPGSSSDEGSSSFSSKSESAMSESSGSLLESGTRETLDDLPNRQTLAIASSSSMALGEGVVFDAIPIVRSEFTADHLKNNLLDNEKQVEALRQSCNIPRSVGIRLVHDEEWPSEPPQGHVMFYTQILLTLGVRLPLHPWLQKMLSLIGYAPGQLNPGFWDTLIGFYIIWMECGLCEPSFHQWRYCYKMRPAKSCTGYAECACRSERERIVYGKKKAYYTWKNRWCFLYNDWEYDKGVTPERRVLTHFQTVGCNVSTVRTICYLLWSFLASNTLLHVVTRGTIQLFGQELSDIEKVLRVPKEDRHLSKLRPLFRRYGFQPLVSESQGRSMEKVSKKTGTSTHKRKAPVLVPSEDILPHKKIHKFRGEPSVRPKSQDVVLKGPAFRKTGVKAVDNAAAVVAGEGSRLLPHPLTMEHTVQESDPGSRHEGKGKERAGSVPWKDLRVATRPKDFGDINNCLAGRRFAFDELGEPLAKDESDCDRMLKLSSYVMAEYHDRLQEVERYKAKLKENKQLVDEARRNKGLLTQALQLKDETMESLKRRNGENLRLKKLFEATKKQLEVATLEVSKVRGELDGALVEISELEKSIPTEREAAVQEHLSSSTFHLAIKPYCAQEARFEKRKWMAVLDRYDDGSILRKYHEDIDEHHRKGETFVLAVDPSSEDESDNEGSADAQTQHGEEDLGDAEDDGRTRSDTARGSASDENE; this is encoded by the exons atgtcagagcctggaagttctagtgatgagggctcttctagctttagctctaagtctgagtctgcaatgtcggagtcttcagggtctttgttagagtccggtactagagaaacattggatgatcttcccaaccgtcaaactttagctattgctagttcttcctccatggcgttgggtgagggggttgtttttgatgccatacccatagttcgctctgagttcacagcagaccatctaaagaataacttgttagataatgagaagcaggttgaggcgctaaggcagtcatgtaatatccctcgtagtgtagggatacgtttggtacatgatgaagaatggccttctgagcctccccagggtcatgttatgttctacacccagatattactgactttaggggtgagactacctttacatccgtggttgcaaaagatgttatctttgatcggatatgcacctgggcaactcaatcctggtttctgggatactttgattggattttatatcatttggatggagtgtgggttgtgtgagccttccttccatcagtggcgttactgttacaagatgcgcccagcaaaatcatgcactggttatgccgagtgtgcatgtcggagtgagagagagcgtattgtgtatggtaagaaaaaggcatactacacatggaaaaaccgttggtgctttctgtataatgattgggagtatgataagggtgtcacgcctgagcgacgtgtgcttactcacttccagactgtaggttgtaacgtatcaaccgttcgtactatttgctatttgttgtggtcttttcttgcttctaacactttgcttcatgtagtgacgcggggcaccatccaactgtttgggcaggagctatctgacatagagaaggtgttgagggtgcccaaagaggatagacacttaagcaagctacgacccttatttcgtcggtacggtttccaacccttagtttccgagagccagggacgatcga tggagaaggtaagcaagaaaacagggactagcacccataaaaggaaagcaccagtgttagttccttcggaagacatcctaccgcataagaaaattcataagttccgAGGGGAACCATCCGTTAGACCTAAGTCCCAAGATGTGGTCCTTAAGGGGCCTGCCTTTAGGAAGACTGGAGTCAAGGCCGTTGATAATGCTGCTGCCGTAGTTGCAGGAGAAGGGAGCCGACTGTTGCCTCATCCTCTTACTATGGAGCACACTGTCCAGGAAAGTGATCCTGGTTCCCGCCATGAggggaaaggcaaggaaagagctggcagtgtcccgtggaaggacttgagggttgccacgcggccaaaggattttggggatatcaacaattgcttggcagggcgtcgattcgccttcgatgagctcggagagcccttagctaaggatgaatcggattgcgaccggatgttgaagctgtcttcatat gtcatggccgagtatcacgacagactgcaagaggttgagcggtacaaggcaaaactgaaggagaataagcagcttgtggacgaggcccggaggaataagggacttttgactcaggccctccaactgaaggacgaaaccatggagagcttgaaaaggcgaaatggtgagaacctaaggcttaagaaattgtttgaggcaactaaaaaacagttggaggtggctaccttggaagtatccaaggttaggggagaattggatggtgccttagttgagatttctgaactggagaagagcattccaactgaaagggaggctgctgtgcaagaacacttaagttcttcgacctttcatcttgctattaaaccctactgtgctcaagaagctcgctttgaaaaaaggaaatggatggccgtccttgatcgttatgatgatgggagcattcttcgaaaataccacgaagatatagatgagcatcatcgaaagggcgagacatttgtccttgctgttgatcctagcagcgaagatgagtctgataatgaaggtagtgctgatgcacagactcagcatggtgaagaggatcttggggatgcagaggatgatggtaggacgcggagtgatactgccaggggttcggcttcagatgagaatgaatag